The Mercurialis annua linkage group LG7, ddMerAnnu1.2, whole genome shotgun sequence genome includes the window GTTTTGATGGGGCTGGGTGGAGTTGATAAGTATATATACCTAAATATACCTATTGGCCAAAATGAAGCCAATTATGCCAGTAGTTGAATTGGTATTGGCCTTTGCTTTGTGTCGTTTAATGGATGGGAGTTGATAAGTATATCTACCATTATTGACTGTTTCTATGTCTTCTGTTATGGCGTCTTTGATCTTAATTATAAATGCAGTTGACTTTTCTTTGAACAATAGTCTTGATTCTTTTAGATGATATTCTCAGAACACCGAGTAAATTTTGAAATACTTCCTTGCTATGTATTTAGTCAAAACTAAAATGTTTTGAATTTGTTCTTTATTTTGGTTATTAGAGGTATCCTCTTCTGGTTTTTGATGGTTCATTTTCTGTGGTCCATGCTCTATCAACAAAGGTTATTTCTTAAATGTAATGCATTTTCTATGAGTTTCAAAGTTAAAACCTTAGAAATTTACGATATGCTATCGTTCTGAACAGTAAACATATTATTTGTTGGAAGAATATgctaaatgtttttatttttcttattttatttgtttacagAAGCTTATCTGTAACTGTCTTCATAAGGAATTTAGTTATGAgagatttaaatgtttggatataaaTAGTTAGTGCAGGTGCCAAAGCTAACAAATTGTTGCTTACATCTAATAGTTGGCATCTGGTATCATTCATTTTAAGAGCTATTTTGAGTTTTGTAGTGCAGTGGACGTGGAGTGAATCATTAAAATGGTCTCTTTAGTCGCACGAAATGTCAGATAGCTGATAGAAAAATAAACGGCAGAAAAAAATGTAGGAAACAGTTTCATGAATGTTGAATACTATGGAGATTGGTAACAAGTTTTTTGGTCTCTTGAATCGTCATTAGGAATGTTAAATCTTATTGCAACGAATGAACACTTATTTGCAATTGTGAAGTAACTTTCTGTGGACATTTGACAATCAAATATTGCAATTTGTAGTGTTGCCTTTCATTTACTTGTTATTCTGAAATGGAACTTTTTGTTATTCAGATTAGGTTATAAAGTTGAACATCATGCACAAATTGTTCTAGAATACCCATTAATTAGCTGAGGAAGCATAATCAAGGTTAGGTGCTTGAATTTTTTCCTGTAAATAAGACAGCTTTTTTTTAGACTTGTATTGTACCTTTAGTCAAGCTTTTTTTGactataattgtttttgttcccACCTATTAATTTCGATTGAAGTTGTTTGCGTCTCCTGCAGCTATTTTCGTACTTTATGTTTCTTGAACAACTGATAATTTCCATGCAAACAACATTCGTCTTTTGTATTTTCAGCATTCTCGTAGACTGATGTTGCTGTGTACCGATTGTTCTTAATGCACCATTGCTTTTATTTGTGCTTCAGGAATTGCTGCTTAGGAGGATCATTTTGGTTACGAAGAATTGTAGGTGAAGATAATCTGGTGAAGCAGGTGAACTGTGAATTTCGCATCTCCATAATATATTGCAAGTTAAAGAAAATTGGTTATCTAGGGCTAACCGGAGTGCCTGTTTTGAACAATTAAATTTAGGGATTAGAAGAGATAAGGGATTTTTATGTTAAGGTTTTTGAGTTTTGATTAGGGTCTTTTGGTTTTTGGTATGTGAGTGAAATGATGTACAATCAGCTTGCGGCGTATAGTCAGAAATGTATCACGCGCATCTCTGGTGAGGAAGCGACACATAAAAATTATAGactatttttgttttctttttaccCCCTCTAGGTTTCATGTCCTGGCGATATATCTGGCGAACTCAGCGGAATGGTCGCCAGGTATGCGTTTCATTTGCTCTTTTCTCATTTTCGCCCGGCTATTTGGGTTTTGGTTTGGGCAGATTGTAGCAGAGGTTATTGTTGATTTTACTAGTGTGAAACATTTAAGGGATACCCATCTAGGGTGTCCATGAATAAGTTACCACATACTTTGATTCTTTTTGTTACTTACAACAGCTCAGAAAACTTTCATTTGTGGAATGAAACATTTGTAACACTTGTATTTTATTCATATTGTTATAACTCGAAATCAAGTTTATGTTaggaaaacaatcaaaacaatcgtttaatgtttaaaaatctTAAAGAGTCAAATTTGTAAGATTTCTCAAGTTGGTTAGTAGTTTTTCTTACAGTAACATCTGATTGGTTTAGTTTTTCGTTAATTCAGTTTAGTTCGGTTTGATAGAAGATGtggtatttttttgtaacaGACAAATTGTTCAGTTCGTCTCTCTAACTTGGGAATAAAGATTAAAAGAGTTcaagtttgtgtttttttttttaaaaatcacagGTTAATTTGGATCAATTTACATTCTAAACTGACAATAATCTAACATTACTCATGTTCGAAAGTGTAAAATGATCCAAAACTGATTAGCGGCTAGTTTTTTTGGTTTAAAGCTGTGAATTAAAActcttttaattcttttattccGGAGGTTTTATTCCGGAGGGACGAAATGaacctttatttttattaaattgcgAAGAATAATCCGAATTCAGTATAAAATGTCTTTTTGTGTGATTGTTTTCTTATTGTTGCCCTAATTTATATAATGGCATTGTCGCTGCCCTTGTCCCTTCAATGGATGACCATGAGAAGCATGCCCCCACTTTTTTTAGGGTTAACTACTAAATGCTTTAagaaattaggtttaaattattgGCTGtcctttaacttttaaaaaaaccaattatttttctttttatgtctTTAACTTCAAAAATGGATTTTCTTATGTTTTTATGTATCTAACTTCAAAATGGATTTTCTTTGAAAGTGATTATCTCTTAGTTTGGGAAGCATTTTATAATCATAGGTAACATTATTCAAGATTGTAATAACTTATTTGTCGAGTATTTCGATTGTTCTCTTATTTGTATTAAGAGGTTAGCAAATATGGTGACTCAgtgtgtcaattttttttttgaaaatcccATTATCATTAATTAAGATCCAAAACAGACGTAAGAAACTCAGAAAAATGGGAATACCAATCCTGATGACCTGAAATGGAACGGGCGAAAATGAGATGGGAATACCATTCCTGATGACCTAAGACTACAAAATGGGAATACCATTCATGACTTACATAAAAGATAAAAGTTATTATATAGTTTATTTACATTTATACTAACTTTCTAAAATATTCATATTAAGTAATTactatattcatttttttaaataataatctaaatgactcataatatatataaaatattttgaatactgaaaatattaaaaattaaaaattattgctattattaaatttttaatcacTTTAATTTAgctaatgaaaattaatttaattgacaaTATTTTAGATATTTGATTAAACACAAACTCATAATAACTTGCTAAATTTAATTGTAACTTTATACACAATGAGTATATAATTATAAGCAAGTTACTTTGAGGTCATTGaaatataccataattaacagtttggtatcttttattttaaaattctactTAATGGTTTTTCGGTTTCAATTCCGTTAACTATTAGACCCCTCCGTTAATTTcgatatttattttcaaacgatcTGGTATCCCACCTTCGATTTTGTGAACAGTTGGtccctcaattttaattttattgaataattTGGTATTTCAATTTAGTtccgttaaacgatttagtTCCTCAAATTAACGGATGGATCTTTcagttaacagaattaaaactgaggtaccatTATATATACTTATAAAATAAGAgataccaaactgttaattattatatatctcAATGGATTTAACGTAATTTGCTATATAATTATTAGAGCAGAGCAGACAAATGGTGTTTCTAATCTTCTATGCAATGTTGTACttctttatatataatttatagatAAAGTCAAGATGGCCGAGTTGGTCTAAGGCGCCAGTTTCAGGTACTGGTCCGAAAGGGCATGGGTTCAAATCCCATTCTTGACATAAacttcttttttaaattaaacctGTTTTAATTAGTGAAATGTTAattcttatatatttatttcaaaaacattCATGTCTTTATATATTACGCTCACTAGTCTCTATATATTACGCTCACtagttattttgttttattaaaaaaatgatgaagtcaaattaaattttaataatttttaaatagggtataatttaattataaatattgaaatataataaaacaaacaaacatgcactaaaaagtataattattaaaagtttgaagtaagatattattgcatatttttatttaacactgtctaaatattaaatttttttgatgcaTTTTCAAAACAGTAGGTTATTTTAAAATCCGAAATACATACGGCGTGTTTACAAGAGACATAAGCTATACATTAGGCTTAgggttatttttacttttttttttcctatcCAATAGTTTTCTACTAAAGTACAACTTTGCTTCCAATGACGATGATACTAAAGTACAAAATTCTTAGTGGAACAAAGCAACTATCACATAAAAATACAGTGcaagaaattaattaatcagAATTAAGGTTCGAACCCATTAATGATTACTCttcaaaaaaagaagaaaattaattaattccaaaTTTTAAGCAAAGAAAAACTCATTTCATCAACCTACAAAATGAACAATAATCAATTATGAATTCCACTTCCTTTATCAGACCCACTAATCAACCCTTCTCTTCTCAATTTCTCCTCCTtagattttctacaaaaaataACCCAAGAATTTACTTCCAAAGCAATTGAAGCACCAATTAAAGTTGATAAACACAAACAATACCCTAATTTTGCATAAGATTTGCCTTCACCCATCACTTCAAATCCTTGAAAAACATTAACAATCCCAACCACAACACATCCATACCCAACAAAATGATGATAAGATTTCCAATATTTTCTATACTTATTTGTAGTCTTAGGCCTAAATAATAATGCTAGGGTTTGCAAAGCGCCCAAGATATAAACAGCAAACCCTAACTTCCTATGCAAGCTATAAACAACTCCCGGTGATAATTCTCCCAGCCTAACTCCAATGGCGAAACCGATAGTACCTAAAAAGAATCCGGTCAGTTGAATGCCGGCGTGCGCGTAAAACCAAGCCGGTCCGAGTGTTTGTATGTGTCTCAAATACCTAGCCGTGACTAACCCGGTTGGTAGTAACACACCCCACGCTATACCATTGATGGTTCCATGAACTATTTTCAATGTTCTCGTTTCGTCCTTATGTGAACCGGCGGTTGAACCGGATAAGACATCGATGGTTGCTACAGACGACAAGTCGTTTGATGTTGTCGGATGGATGGTCGGAGAGTAACCTTGTACGTATAACCCACGGTTCCATACAATGtggatttttgttttgtttggtgaGAGTTTAATTGTTGTGTATATTTGTACGGATGCTCCGTTATGTATGGTGGCCATTTTTCCGCCATAGAGCGTGGCGGAGGAGGTTATGAGGTGGATATCTAACGGCCGGGAAAGAAGTGGTGATCTTTGTAGCTTTACTGTTGGGTCTAAAATGTAAGGTAACACAACTAATTGGCCGGAATTCGGATCCGAAAAAGCGATTAGGGCGCGAGTTCCGGCCATTTCCGGCGAGTTAGGGTTAATACCGAAGCCTACCCAACCGGAAGGTGAAATGAATGTGTTAAAGAAAACCAAGTCTAGTGTTGAATCATGGTTGTGAAAGGTCCATGCTATTGAGGCTTGTTGTGTAGGTAATGTCATGCACTTTTGGAAGGTTTTAGATGATGTGGTGGCTGTGCAACTGTGAGCAGCAATTGCAGTGTGAAAATGG containing:
- the LOC126654586 gene encoding cytochrome b561 and DOMON domain-containing protein At2g04850, which gives rise to MHLFILFSLTIFSHFHTAIAAHSCTATTSSKTFQKCMTLPTQQASIAWTFHNHDSTLDLVFFNTFISPSGWVGFGINPNSPEMAGTRALIAFSDPNSGQLVVLPYILDPTVKLQRSPLLSRPLDIHLITSSATLYGGKMATIHNGASVQIYTTIKLSPNKTKIHIVWNRGLYVQGYSPTIHPTTSNDLSSVATIDVLSGSTAGSHKDETRTLKIVHGTINGIAWGVLLPTGLVTARYLRHIQTLGPAWFYAHAGIQLTGFFLGTIGFAIGVRLGELSPGVVYSLHRKLGFAVYILGALQTLALLFRPKTTNKYRKYWKSYHHFVGYGCVVVGIVNVFQGFEVMGEGKSYAKLGYCLCLSTLIGASIALEVNSWVIFCRKSKEEKLRREGLISGSDKGSGIHN